In Fibrobacter sp., a single window of DNA contains:
- a CDS encoding glycoside hydrolase family 5 protein — protein sequence MNYSKLLGLTAGLGLMASVSAFAAFPKSAELVEKMGFGFNIGNSMEVPNDPTGWGNPFPTKDLMDSIKAAGFNTVRIPCAWDSHAPGGVITETWLDSVKTVVDYAIENQLYVVLNIHHEGEGGWFQTHIDETVDNTVDTKMKNYWTQIAKKFAAYDEHLIFAGANEPGSNLGDKWTANHVATLMHYYQTFINAVRAVPGNETRTLIIQGLNTDIDKSVKSAPVSVFPKDTQEGYLMFEVHYYDPYQFTLMFEEQDWGAPGGEKIIPQFYYGAEFLGTDPKRNAGYNAWAGSVDQAYYTEKHVNTQFAKMKTNYADKGYPVLIGEFGANIRTPDLDGADLEKHLKGRVQWHKDVAAAAKKYGVVPVLWDMGNESTSGYDNMAYIRRQSAPVGKVVDADAINAIREAFNQTPIIGGGTTPVIQAGDKALHVTYKTLQSDSSEAGTVRIDLGGKDWSQYTAISFDMRVAGEIAGPCMDKTREGCDEYGWASVSLFNMSGEWDWKEVSLGNVEDLGILDNYKITLGDNGLAITDPTDMKAIGLNVYGTQFTGDMYLDNMLLWKADGTVDTLNNFNKKGATYGGIAKGTLIPANATGSWDNVTNPGSAIKPSVTVAKMSVTVQQGLVNATFHSPRATQASVMLLNSLGQEIASKHFTAMPGANNVQLMADYRGAAMLVVKQGGQKFVQKVILK from the coding sequence ATGAATTATTCTAAGCTTTTGGGCCTTACCGCAGGCCTCGGCCTCATGGCAAGCGTTTCCGCCTTTGCCGCATTCCCCAAGTCTGCCGAATTGGTAGAAAAAATGGGTTTTGGTTTTAACATCGGCAATTCCATGGAAGTGCCTAACGACCCCACTGGCTGGGGCAACCCCTTCCCCACCAAGGACCTGATGGATTCCATCAAGGCTGCTGGTTTCAATACAGTCCGTATTCCTTGCGCATGGGATTCCCACGCTCCGGGCGGAGTCATTACCGAAACCTGGCTGGATTCCGTTAAGACCGTTGTAGATTACGCCATTGAAAATCAGCTCTATGTAGTGCTGAACATCCATCACGAAGGTGAGGGTGGCTGGTTCCAGACTCACATCGACGAAACCGTAGATAACACCGTCGATACAAAGATGAAGAACTACTGGACCCAGATTGCAAAGAAGTTCGCCGCCTACGACGAACACCTGATCTTTGCCGGCGCCAACGAACCGGGCTCCAACCTGGGCGACAAGTGGACCGCAAACCACGTTGCCACCTTGATGCACTATTACCAGACCTTCATCAACGCCGTTCGTGCCGTTCCTGGTAACGAAACCCGTACCCTCATCATTCAGGGTCTGAACACCGACATTGACAAGTCCGTCAAGAGCGCACCTGTTTCTGTATTCCCCAAGGATACCCAGGAAGGCTACCTGATGTTCGAAGTCCACTACTACGATCCGTACCAGTTCACCCTGATGTTCGAAGAACAGGACTGGGGCGCACCGGGTGGCGAAAAGATTATCCCGCAGTTCTACTACGGTGCAGAGTTCCTGGGCACCGACCCGAAGCGTAACGCAGGTTACAACGCATGGGCCGGTTCCGTGGATCAGGCTTACTACACCGAAAAGCATGTAAACACCCAGTTTGCCAAGATGAAGACCAACTACGCCGACAAGGGCTATCCGGTTCTCATCGGTGAGTTCGGCGCCAACATCCGTACCCCGGACCTGGACGGTGCTGATCTCGAAAAGCACTTGAAGGGCCGCGTTCAGTGGCACAAGGATGTAGCCGCAGCTGCAAAGAAGTACGGAGTGGTTCCTGTTCTTTGGGACATGGGCAACGAAAGCACCAGCGGTTACGATAACATGGCCTATATCCGTCGCCAGTCTGCCCCCGTGGGCAAGGTTGTTGACGCAGACGCCATCAACGCTATCCGCGAAGCCTTCAATCAGACCCCCATTATCGGCGGCGGCACCACTCCTGTAATTCAGGCTGGCGACAAGGCTCTCCACGTGACTTACAAGACCCTTCAGTCCGACTCTTCCGAAGCTGGTACCGTCCGTATCGACTTGGGCGGCAAGGACTGGTCTCAGTACACCGCAATTTCCTTCGACATGCGCGTGGCTGGCGAAATCGCAGGCCCCTGCATGGACAAGACTCGTGAAGGTTGCGATGAGTACGGCTGGGCAAGCGTTTCCCTCTTCAACATGTCCGGCGAATGGGACTGGAAGGAAGTAAGCTTGGGCAACGTCGAAGACCTGGGCATCCTTGACAACTACAAGATCACCCTCGGTGACAACGGCCTGGCAATTACCGATCCTACCGACATGAAGGCTATCGGTCTCAATGTTTACGGTACCCAGTTCACCGGCGATATGTACCTGGACAACATGCTTCTCTGGAAGGCCGACGGTACTGTGGACACCCTGAACAACTTCAACAAGAAGGGCGCAACCTACGGCGGTATCGCCAAGGGCACTCTCATTCCGGCAAACGCTACCGGTAGCTGGGACAATGTAACCAACCCGGGCAGCGCCATCAAGCCTAGCGTGACCGTGGCCAAGATGTCCGTTACAGTTCAGCAGGGCCTTGTTAACGCCACCTTCCACTCCCCGAGAGCAACTCAGGCTAGCGTTATGCTCCTGAACAGCCTTGGCCAGGAAATTGCATCCAAGCACTTCACCGCCATGCCCGGCGCAAACAACGTTCAGTTGATGGCCGACTACCGCGGTGCAGCAATGCTGGTTGTTAAGCAGGGTGGCCAGAAGTTCGTCCAGAAGGTTATTCTCAAGTAG